Proteins encoded together in one Lathyrus oleraceus cultivar Zhongwan6 chromosome 5, CAAS_Psat_ZW6_1.0, whole genome shotgun sequence window:
- the LOC127081332 gene encoding uncharacterized protein LOC127081332 has protein sequence MDLIQEAGLMKTVTQFSKCYEMLVNEFIVNLSEECADGKSKEFRKVYVRGKCVNFSPSVINKYLGRPDEAQPELEVTDNKICQVITANQVRKWPLKGKLVASKLSVKYAMLHKIGAANWVPTNHKSTVAVMLGKFIYVVGTKAKFDYGSYIFYQTLKHAGSFSVKGPIAFPSLIHGIVFNQFPNILTENDSMKKRDSPMSFNHKLFLGTHVPNIVMRSGETSRVSNQPGKAAVIAMLKETCRELEARKLNLEKLISSLEMTEGDVLADGGEFGEATDVAEEAERRGKEGEADASPDDGTDDDADSESDN, from the coding sequence ATGGATCTTATTCAAGAGGCTGGTTTAATGAAGACTGTGACTCAGTTTTCAAAGTGCTATGAGATGTTGGTAAATGAATTTATTGTTAATTTGTCTGAAGAATGTGCTGATGGCAAGTCTAAGGAATTCAGGAAAGTGTATGTGAGAGGCAAGTGTGTAAATTTCTCTCCTTCAGTGATCAACAAGTATTTGGGAAGGCCCGATGAAGCTCAACCCGAGCTTGAGGTGACTGACAACaaaatctgtcaagtcatcactgctaatCAAGTAAGGAAGTGGCCTCTCAAAGGAAAATTGGTGGCAAGTAAACTGAGTGTCAAGTATGCAATGCTGCACAAGATTGGAGCTGCTAACTGGGTGCCCACCAATCATAAATCTACAGTTGCTGTAATGCTTGGAAAATTTATATATGTTGTTGGAACCAAAGCCAAATTTGACTATGGCTCCTATATTTTTTATCAAACTTTGAAGCATGCAGgaagcttcagtgtgaagggtcctatagcctttccttctcTCATTCATGGTATTGTTTTCAATCAGTTTCCAAACATCTTAACTGAGAATGATTCTATGAAGAAAAGAGACAGCCCTATGTCTTTCAATCATAAGCTGTTCCTAGGTACCCATGTCCCTAACATTGTCATGAGATCAGGTGAGACATCACGTGTAAGCAATCAGCCAGGTAAAGCTGCTGTCATTGCAATGCTCAAAGAAACCTGTAGGGAATtagaggcaaggaagctgaaCTTGGAAAAATTGATTAGCTCTTTGGAGATGACTGAAGGTGATGTGCTAGCTGATGGTGGAGAATTTGGTGAAGCTACTGATGTTGCAGAAGAAGCTGAAAGACGAGGTAAAGAGGGAGAAGCAGATGCGAGTCCTGATGATGGCACAGATGATGATGCTGACTCTGAGTCAGATAACTAG